Within Vicia villosa cultivar HV-30 ecotype Madison, WI linkage group LG1, Vvil1.0, whole genome shotgun sequence, the genomic segment CGAAACCAAGGGAAGTGCTGAAGAGGACAAAGAAATAGCAAGAGTAAGAATTCGCAGTATACAATTCAATGTAGTAATAATCAAATATATAAACTCACCAGACAATTTAAAGCTGTATCTCCTAGCAGAAAAACAGCATTGATGGTATGCATACTTATAGTCAGCTGCCACATACCAATATATAAGTATACAATATAACTTATCTAAGTCAAAGTTTTTAATTATATGCATGAGacaataaatataaaagataGTGTACTTACTAAATTTATATTGTAATCTTTGATGGTTAAAAAAGGAACAATTATGAACCAAAATGCACAATCTGTCAGCATTACCGCACCTGCATTAATCTATTCACAAGAAACAAAAAATATCATGATATGGTCAATGGCAATTGGTAGAACTCCACCATATAAAACCAGATTGTAAGGTGAGAATTActccacttataaacacataatCAGACCATATATTGtgtgatgtgagactcttaacggTCTGTGCCAGAAACTGATAGATATAATTAGTGCAAAGCTTACCTGGAATAGTATTTGAAAGATATAACCCCAAATGCCTGCATGTTTGCGAACAATATGTTCTTGTTGAGATTTATGATGACTAGATGGATTAAAACTTTGAGGCAGTATAGAAGTATCATCAATTCCTTGCTCAGAATCTCCATCCACATTGTTCACCTTATCACCACTGGCTTTTTTATGATGCTGGTAACATCCATGCATGGACAGCAAACATCCTAGCTACAACATCAACAGCATAGCAGATATTACACACTACattttacacaaataattaagcaacattgCTAATGGAATTTTTTTCTTAAACTTTATATTACCCCAAAATAGACCGTAACTGAAGTAAAAGTCCACCTGATTCACAGAAACAAAACAAAGGATTGGAGAAAAATCAataatcattaatcaataatatacAACACTGGTCCAAATTTGAATTCAAATGTAATGAAAATTGAAAACTTACTGAGTGTAATAATAAAAAACGCTTCCTCCATCAGTGGTAGCAATGAGTATGAGAAGAACCAACAGGACAATAAATGCAAAAACTCTAAAAGCTAACAACCATGCAGGGTGGATTCCTTTAAGACAAGGCTTCCAAGTTTCATCCTCATACAAACacaaacttgatgatgatgatgatgtttgttTCTGGATTTCTATGTCATCATTTCTTTTTGACTTCCATGATAAAACTAAAACCTCATACTTCCATATAAGTAATGATGAAAAGATGGTTGAAAGCATGATTAATATGACACAAACAAAAAACTTCCAATTCAGCCAGTAACTTTGAATGGTTGTATCAGAAGTCATAATAGGACTCCAAGTTCCTTTGGAAGAAACTGTTACAAAGTTCATTGTGTTACTTTCTTTTGATTGTTGAAGAAAAATGAACAAATCCAATGTTTCTTGATGGTTTTGCTCAGAAACTTAGACTCCAAAAGACAAGAATGAAACTAAGTTTAAGAACCAAGGAACGAGAAAAAGCACATTGCAAGAACAAAACTATAAAGTAACATCTAAATCACAGGACCATTCTATCTATGCAGTCAAAAGTGAGGCTTAATAGGAAAGTGCACATGGGTTTCTTCTGCATTTCAAAAATTAGGATCAGGTGCCAATATTTTTGGGTCAGAAAGCACTAAAAAGTTGAACTCTTAAAATTTTGaccatattaattaataaatggttTAATTATCAGATAAtgtagagattctattttgaactTTGGATAGATTTTGACACAGAAACACATAACCGACAATATTTGTTGTTTATTAATGTGTCTAATATAAAGAAGTAACATAGGTAAGCAAAGAAAAGGTTGAAAGTTGCAAAGTATAAAGCAACACAGGTAGTGGaggtgagagagagagaagagaagaaatgCTTTTGCTTTGTATATAGGAAAGAAAAAGATGGTGTGCGTGGAGCATAAGCTTCTTGTGTTGCTTTTCTTGTTATCCAACAAAAATCTTGCTCTAAATCCCATGCAAATATTAAATTAGTCTTAACTCAACACAAAAGACATGCATGTTTTTGTGAACTTTTCTTGGGTTAATAGTATTAGTTTATTTTAAGAAATTGgacagagagaaagagagaggaaaAGGACTGGACAAGGAAGAATTGTGTTTGGGTTTTGTATTGGAATGGTTGGAGTAAAGATGCTTCATGTATTCCAAGAAATACGAATCGTTTTGCTTCAATGCATGAGTCATGACTTGGTGACAAAGAAAATAAAGTGTTATTGTTGGGAGAGAAAGGGGTGACAGggcaaaaagaaaaagagagaataaaGATAAAATGATTATCTCAATTTCTCCATGCTCTTTTCTCTTGCTTATTCTTATATGAATATTTGAATAAATGGAAGATAATGATGATGAATAAATGGCTTGAATGAAGCAGCTCTGGGACCTAATGTGATCATCCTACAGTacaatcctatatatatatacactcttAGTCCTGTCAAAATAAACACAACTTCAAACATGTTATAAGATACTTTTAAATATATGAATATGTTCTCTCTTGTTATATAGACTTGGCTCATTTTTAACCAATGTAAAACTTCAAAATTACTTTATCATGCTTAATAACACTGCTTATATTCAAATGCTACGTGCTTATGGTTAGGTAAGCACATAGAATCATTAAAAACTACTACAACCCAACATCTACTTCTTCATGGTTGAACTAAGCTATAATCACCATCAATTGattcaattttctatttttcctcTTTTGGGTATGTAGGAGTTGGAAACAGAACATAATTTCAACAGTCTATGATCTATACTATGTATAAATATTGATTTCTTTCTTGAGTTTTTCATACTTCCATTCAACAAGACACATGCATCCGGAAAATTTATTCTCCGATTGGTTGTGAGAACAATAATCCTTCCTTCCCATACTCTAGAAGCTAGTAAATGGACATCTCTGAAGGTGATGCTGCAGTTCAATCTTAAATAGTATTGCAGTCATCATCGCCTAGCAAAGCAAGGGAAAACGGGGCAATGACCGCATTAAATGAACGCGAGCCTACTCTATCAACATGGATCATCTCATATTCACCTTCCTGCATTATTATACAAATTCCTGGTTTAATGTTGGATTTGATCAAGACACAAATAAATAGCCTTCAAACGAGTCTTAACTTAAGCAATCAAAGTGCAATCATCGGATGTCATAATAGTACAATTTGTCAATTTTACACCAGTTTCAACTCATAAAGATGTAGGGAACATTGTTGTGAGGTTAAAATCATGATACCAACTCCCTATGTGACAatgctaaaaaaatatttatgaatcaaaGGAAAATATGGTGCAGTCCATCATTTGAAAGCATGTAAAACATGGCTTAAATAAAGCTTTCAcatttgcattattttcttgCGGCATGATATGTTGATTTATGCAAGGAAATTGCAACCAGAcagaaaaaaacaaagaaaaagaaaacttgcTTACCATTCTACCATTTGATGTGCTTAATGGGCATGCAGAAGAGTACTCAAAACTAGTCTTGGGAAGAAGTACTGGCTGTTCACCAACAACACCAATGCCCCTGTCATGTAGAAAATAAAACACACAAGTTATGTTGAGCTTGAATATTCAAAGATTTAAACCAGGTCTTTATTTACCAAATTAGATAAGTTACATAAATCAAAGCTATTGTTCGACATTAACCAAGTGCCTTGTTGATTTAAAAGGGAAAAGGAAGACACCTCGGAAGcataacacaacaaaatagcaAAGAATAATTAACTCACCATACATTTTCTGATTTCCCATTAGCGTCGGTTATAATCCAATGCCTTCTAAGAAGTTGAACGGTGTCATCTGAGTTATTGGTAATTCTgattctatatgcaaaaaaaTATAGCCCCTTTGAAGGCTGACTTCTGCCTTCTATATATACACTCCTGACTTGAACCCTAACTCCCTGAATAAGAtgaaattaaatgtcaaaaattGAATTTCTTATTTTCATGTATAAGTTTGTTGTGTATCAAGTGAAATACAGGTTTCTTGAAGACAACAATGGAATGAAACTCTATTTTCATTACAGATCACTGCAAACCGAATGGGAAGATAAACAGTTTTTACCATAGAAGAAAATTTAACATTTTTGTGCGAATTATGAAACCTAGGGAGTATATATCATAGATATATGCTCAATCCACACAGTTTAATGATATTCAATATTCCATTTTCAAGACATGGTAATATGGTATTAAGTTGATTATTCTACTGATGCAATCAACTTTAAAACACCATCCGAAAAAGAAAACTTTCTAAGTTCATTGTAATTTTCGTCATATAGTTTAAATCAAAGAAAGAAATATCTATAAAACACTAACTGAAAGAAGTGATCATACCAATGTTGTAGCATCACTGGAACATTTTAAAAGAGAGTGTGGAGCAATTCTTTTTAGCTCATCACGATAACTAGCTGCATCCTAGAAAGaataaaaggaaagaaagagTGTCAACCagaatataaaaaaatgtaaatatagGTCTAAAGTTGTCAATTAGAGCTGAAATATGCGCGGTATGCTGATCTGACAGAATGCcaaaaacaaaattacttacgAAACAGAATATGGAGTTCTGAGAGACAGTAGACGACTAGATGTGCTTACGTACAGCATTTAATTAAATGGTTGAGTTGAAGGTTGAAAGAAATAACGACAGTAGAATTTTGAAACACGGGGTCACAGAGGTACAACCATACTCCAACAAATTTGAAATCGGTTtaaatacatcatatatcatttcTAACTTACTGATAAGAACGAgtaacaactacaacaacaacaaccaagccttattcCACTAAGTGGGGTCGTCTACGTGGATCAACTTTcgtcataatgttctatccaggACCAAGTttctatccaaatcgttaatctcgaGATTTTTCTTAATTTCTTCTCTTATAGTCTTTTTAGGTCTTTCTCTTCCTCTATTTGTTTGTCTTCTCTCCATCTAGTCTATTTTTCTTACCACAAAATCCACAGGTTTTCCCTCTATATGCCCAAACCACCTAAGTTTTTTTCCATCATCTTCCCTCCTATAGGCGTTACCCCAACAGTAGAGAAGATGTGGTGCTACTGTCATCTCCTACAAAAACATGAGCTATTGaaaatggttttaaattgcggttgcagTTAACTAGTACGAATAAAAAATCTAATTTCAAAACACACCTGcacaaaattcaaaaattcaatgtGAAACTAAAGTTGCATTCGATTTATTCAATAATAATAGTAAGCACCTGGAATCTCT encodes:
- the LOC131636225 gene encoding uncharacterized protein LOC131636225; amino-acid sequence: MQSLSLSSTRSLAGLRLMGQETRLKRRSSNCVIVACGNNSDKETPTSFLSRTQTYALLKQQMEVAAKSEDYKEAARIRDSLRLFEEEEPVLRLKRMIKEAIADERFQDAASYRDELKRIAPHSLLKCSSDATTLGVRVQVRSVYIEGRSQPSKGLYFFAYRIRITNNSDDTVQLLRRHWIITDANGKSENVWGIGVVGEQPVLLPKTSFEYSSACPLSTSNGRMEGEYEMIHVDRVGSRSFNAVIAPFSLALLGDDDCNTI
- the LOC131636215 gene encoding uncharacterized protein LOC131636215, with the protein product MNFVTVSSKGTWSPIMTSDTTIQSYWLNWKFFVCVILIMLSTIFSSLLIWKYEVLVLSWKSKRNDDIEIQKQTSSSSSSLCLYEDETWKPCLKGIHPAWLLAFRVFAFIVLLVLLILIATTDGGSVFYYYTQWTFTSVTVYFGLGCLLSMHGCYQHHKKASGDKVNNVDGDSEQGIDDTSILPQSFNPSSHHKSQQEHIVRKHAGIWGYIFQILFQINAGAVMLTDCAFWFIIVPFLTIKDYNINLLTISMHTINAVFLLGDTALNCLHFPWFRIGYFCLWTVTYVIFQWIVHAIVKLWWPYTFLDLSSHYAPLCYLSMALLHIPCYGVFILIMKLKHNVLSTRFPHSNQCER